Sequence from the Neptunomonas japonica JAMM 1380 genome:
CAGGTGAAGGTTGGGCTAAGTCCATTCTTTTCAATCAGCTTGCGCGTGAGCAGTTTAGTGCATTTTTCAAGCGTGAAGACACGTTTACGCTAGGGGTTTGTAATGGTTGTCAGATGCTGTCCAACTTGCATGAGCTTATTCCTGGTGCAGAGTTATGGCCTCACTTTGTGCGCAATGTGTCTGAGCAATTTGAAGCGCGTGTAGCTACGGTTGAAGTGCAAAAAAGCGATTCTATTTTCTTGAAAGGAATGGAGGGTTCTCGTATGCCGATTGCGGTGGCGCACGGTGAAGGTCATGCTGAATTTGCATCCTCTGAGCAGCTAGATGCTTTGCAGTCGTCTGGTACAGTTGCCTTAAAGTATGTCGATAACTACGGTAAAGTTACTCAGGAATATCCTCTGAATCCAAATGGTTCTGTGGGGGGGATTACAGGGTTAACTACGCCAGATGGCCGCGTCACTATTATGATGCCTCACCCGGAGCGTGTCTTTAGAGCCGTTCAGAACTCTTGGGCGCCAGATGAGTGGAGTGAGGATGGTGCGTGGATGCGTATGTTCCGCAATGCGCGTGTTTGGGTTGGCTAATTGCTTAATTAAATACTGAGCAGGTTCATTTAAAAGGCAGCTGATTTAGCTGCCTTTTTTATGACTTTTCTGTAGGGAAATCGTGTTTCCACCAGAGGCGCATGCCGCCGTGAAGCTCATAGGCATTATAGCCGTGGCGTAATAATTCTCTAACAATAGGTGTGCTTCGGTGGGCTGTAAGGCAGATGCAGATAATGGTTTTGTCTTTGGGGATTTTGGTTAAATCTACGCTGAAAACCGAGCGGGAATGGCTTGAAGGAATGTGGCTTAATTTCCACTCAGTATGGCTGCGTACGTCAAGTAAAAACAGGTTGTTGTGTTCCTCTTTCAGCTGTTTGTGTAATGCTTGAGCTGTAATCTGAGGGGTTGGAGTAAATGAGAGCCAGTCTTTTATTTTCATGGGCGTACGTATATGTAGCCTTTCTGTTGAAGGTCTACGATGGTGGGTAGGCCTGCTTGAACAACATCGTCTTCTTCAACTTCGTATAGATCTTCGCGTGTAATGTTATAGCCATCGAGTGTGTTGCCGCACATGATAAACTGCACATCCCTAAGGCGAAGGGAGTCTATGCTTATCTGTTTTTCCTGATTTTCTACTGCATCCATAAAATATTCAATGGCTCTTCCGTGAACAACTACCTTTACATCGATATGGTCTTCTCCGAGTGATTGAAGGTGGTTCGATATGTTAGTCATTGTTTCGGCGATGCGGCTCTCATCATGATAATTCATGTGGTAGACAACTTTTTGATCGTTGTATAGAGGGGCCGAAAAGCTATTGAGGCTTAGTAATAATAGGCCGGCGGTTAAAATAAGTGTTTTAAGGGTGCTCATAAAATCACCTGTTAAAAAAAAGATTAAAAAAAAGGCCGACACAAGGTCAGCCTTTTTCTAAAAGCAAAGTATTACTTCTTGCCAGAGATCTGAACGTCTACACGACGATCAGCACGTAGGCAGCTAATCAAAGCAGCGCCACGGCCAGAACATTGAGCGATAGGAGCTGTTTCACCTAAAGCGTCAACAGTCATAGCGTTGCTATCAACACCAGCAGAGCGAAGAGCTGCTGCAACGTTGTCAGCACGGCGACGAGATAGAGCGTCGTTGTATGCGCTTGAACCGATAGGGTCAGCATTACCGATTAAACGGATGCTCTTAACAGTAGCCAAGCCGTTAACGTAGTTAGCGATGTCAGAAACGCTATCTACAACAGCGCTATCGAAATCAAAGAATACAGCGAATTTTTTATCAGCAGCCATCATTGCTGGAGCTGGAGCAGCTGGTGTTGGAGCTGGAGCAGCGGCAGTCATTTTCTGGTAACCGTCACAGCCTTCAACTGTTGCGTCGTCTTGTCCCCAGGTACCAGTATGCCAGCACTCACCAAAACCTGTGCGCCATACAGTATCACCAGAGTCAGTAACGTAACCGCTGTTTACTGGGTGAGCCAGGGCAGCAGCTGACATGCTCATCGCAAGAGCGAAACCTGCGGTCATAGCGAGCTTTTTCATATTAATATCCTTGTAAAAAGTGGGTTATAGCATTCGTAATATTTCATGAATCTAGCCCACTGTCTATTAATCTACGTTTAACAGATCTAAAATGGGAAAACATTCACACACATAAACTGTATAGTATTTTACGTTGACTATCGCAAGTTTGGAACCATTTAAAGCCACTATTATTAATAATTTAGCTTTTTTTAGGGTAATACTTTCTTATAAGGCTTTACAGTGACTTTGGCATAAACACCGGCGGCTATATAAGGATCGGCATTAGCCCAATCTTGCGCCTCCGCTAGTGAGTCAAATTCTGCAATCACGAGGCTGCCAGTAAAGCCGGCCGATCCTGGGTCTTCTGAATCAATAGCAGGATGTGGACCTGCTACAAATAGCTTGCCTAGTTCTTTCAATGCAACCAGCCTGCTGAGGTGGTCGGGTCTGGCTGCCATGCGAGCATCGTGAGTGCCGGGCTTGTCTTCAGCGATAATAGCGTAAAACATAAGGTAAGGTTTCCTAGTCTGTGTTCTTTATATATTTAGACATATAAAGCCCCTGAAGGACTATAAATACAATAGTAAGTCCTAGCATGCCAAATAGCTTAAAGTTGACCCATGTTTCTTCGGAAAAGTTATAGGCAACAGCCAAGTTGATCACACCCATAGCAAGGAAGAAGGCAACCCAGGCTATATTTAGTGTTTTCCACGCATGTTGAGGTAATTCGATATTGCCAGACATGATCCTTTCAATAATGGTTTTAGTGCCGATGAATTGGCTTCCTAAGAAAGCGATCCCAAACAACCAGTTGACGACAGTAGGTTTCCATTGAATGAAGGTCTTGTCTTGAAATATAACAGTAGCGCCGCCCATAATGATGACAAGCACTAGAGTGACTAGCTGCATTTTTTCGATTTTGTGCTCTTTGAACCATGTGTAAAGCATCTGAATCAGGGTTGCGGGAATCAATACGGCAGTTGCCATGATGATATCGTCCGTGTACTTGTACACGCCGAAAAAAATAATTATTGGGAAAAAGTCGAGAAGTAGTTTCATAGTCGTATAATTAGTTAAAGGGCTCTAAAGTATATAGAGCTGTCTCCTGCTTATAAACCCGGAATTGATATGCTGGCACATTCTTATGACTTTCATACTCACTCGACCGCGTCGGACGGGACTTTAGCGCCGCAAGTGCTGATAGAAAAAGCGAGCGAGGCGGGTGTAAAGCTGATAGCGTTGACGGACCACGACTCTATGAGCGGTTACCAGGCATTGGTCAGTTCAGGGATTAGTGCTGATATAGAGTTGGTTGCTGGTGTGGAGTTAACCTGTCGGTTGGATAAGCAGGTGGTTCATGTAGTTGGTTTAAATCTTGATGCAAGCAACGAGCAGCTAAATGCCCATTTGCTAGGGCTTGATCAGTTGCGTATGGAGCGGGCTAAAGCGATAGCATTACGCTTACATAAAGCCGGTTTGCCTGATTTACTCGAGGCGGCAATTGGGTGCGCAGGTGGCGGGCAAATAGGGCGGCCTCATTTCGCGCAAGCGCTCTTACAAATGGGTTTGGTGAATGATCAGCAGCAGGCCTTTAAAAAGTACTTAGGCGCGGGTAAAAAAGGTGATGTTAAGGTTGAGTGGCCGCAGCTTGCTTCAATTATTGAGATTATTCATGCGGCGGGCGGTGTAAGTATCTTGGCACATCCTACGAAATATAATTTAACCTTAAATAAGGTTCGCTATTTGGTGGCGCAATTTAGTGAGCTGGGTGGCGATGCATTAGAGGTTGGTTATCCTGCAGTGACGGCGGATCATCAGAAGTCGTTATCTGTTTTGGTTGAGAAGCACCAGTTAATGGCTTCTGGTGGGAGTGATTTTCATAATCCGGATTATCATTGGACAGGGTTGGGGCGTTTTCCGAAAGTGCCAGAGCATCTGCCGCATGTATTAGATGCGATTCGTTAGTGGGTATTAACTTTGGGGTTATATTGTGAGCCAGTTTTTTCAGATACACACAGAAAATCCGCAAAAAAGGCTAATTCAGCAAGCGGTAGATATTATTAATAAGGGTGGGGTTATTGTATACCCAACGGATTGTGCTTATGCGCTAGGCTGCCATTTAGGTGATAAATCAGCCCTTGATAAAATAAAACGTATTCGCAAGTTGGATGATAAACATAACTTTACATTAGTTTGTCGTGATTTAAGTGAGATTGGAACTTATGCAAAAGTTGATAACCAAATGTATAGGTTTTTAAAGGCGCATACTCCTGGTGCATATACTTTTATATTAAAAGCGACAGCAGAAGTTCCGCGGCGCTTATTGCATCCTAAAAGGAGGTCGATTGGACTAAGGATTCCTGATAATAAAATAGTTCAGGCGCTACTTGAAGCTTTGGGTGAGCCTATTATGAGTACCTCCTTAATTATGCCTGGAGAGGATGAGCCGCTTTCAGACCCTTATGATATTCGTGATGTATTACAGCATGAAATAGACTTGGTTATAGATGGTGGTTATTGCGGGGTGGCGGCTACAACAGTTATTAGTTTAATAGATGATCGGCCTGAAGTTATCAGAGAGGGGGCGGGTGATATTTCCGATTTTGTATAAATAAGCTATTATTGTTAATTATATTATGTAATAAAATGTTAATTTCTTGAATTAATATTTTATTTGACGATAATGCCTTGCAAGCTAATTAATATTTATTGAGTTGAATAATGACTGATATCGTAAAAATCTTAACAAGGAAAAATTCTCTGCGTAAGCAGTGTCAGGACTTATCAATAACGGACATTGAAAAAATAATCGTTGATCTTTCAGATATATTGAAAGAAAAAGAAGCATTTGAATTAGAGCGTGTAGAAGCTGATCGTGAGAAAAATGCGAAAATTGATATGATCCGCAAAACGATGCAAGAAGCGGGCATAGGCTTTGATGATATTAAAGATTTGGTTGCAACTTCTCCTAAGAAAAAAGTAGAAGCCAAATACCGTATTACAGATGCAAATGGTGATACACATGAATGGTCTGGTCGTGGTAGAACGCCATTAGCATTCCAAGAATACTTTGATACGCAAGGTGTTACTAAGGATGCTTGTTTAATTAAGTAAGTCTATCGTTTGCGATTTGTTATTATAAGCTCTTCGGTTTTTGCTGAAGAGCTTTTTTGTTTTCTGCGTAGGAGCGTCACATGTCAGATGAAAAGTTACAGAAAGTGTTGGCGCGCTCTGGATATGGCTCACGTCGTGAGATGGAGCGCTGGATAGGTGAGGGGCGGGTGTCCGTTAATGGGCGCACTGCAACTTTGGGGGATCGGGTTAGTCATCGCGACCAGATTCAAGTCAATGGGCGAGCAGCAAATATAGTTTCTGAAGCTGAAAGCCCTCGTCGGGTATTAATTTATAATAAGCCGGTTGGTGAAGTGTCTACTCGACACGACCCTGAAGGGCGTCCTACTGTGTATGATCATCTTCCGCCGTTAAGAACTGGGCGCTGGATTGCTATAGGGCGTTTGGATTTAAATACCAGTGGTTTGTTGGTGTTTACAACGGATGGCGAGTTGGCGCATATGATGATGCACCCATCTGCCAATATTGATCGCGAATATGCTGTGCGTGTTTTGGGTAATGTGCCTGAAGAGATGCTGGCGCGTCTTAAAGAGGGTGTGTTGCTTGAAGATGGGATGGCTAAATTTACAGACGTTCGTTTCTTTGATGGTGATGGTGCCAATAAGTGGTACCACTGTGTGGTAATGGAAGGTCGGAACCGTGAAGTGCGTCGCTTGTGGGAGTCGCAGGGTCTGCAGGTTAGTCGCTTAAAGCGTGTGCGCTACGGTTCATTGTTTTTGCCTAGTGATGTTAAGGCGGGAACTTGGAAAGAACTTACCACTAAAGATATTAAAGTGTTGGCTAGCAAGCTGGGTATTGATCAGAAGAAACCCGTGCGTATGAAGCCGGCAGAAAAAGAAAAGCTTGAGCGTCGCTACAAGCATCAGCAGATACGTCATTCTGTTGGTCCTAAGCATCGTAAGGACTAATTTTTTTTGAAGTAATGGGTATGATAAAAACGCAGCCAAAGGGCTGCGTTTTTTGTGGGTTGCGTAATGACGATTGATTATTGAGCGTTTAGTGATTGTCCGTTCACATCATTGCTATCGTGACCCATTAGATACAGGTAGAGCGGCATAATGTTAGCGGGTTCTGGATTATTTTCTGGTTGCTCCCCAGGGTATGCGTAGGCGCGCATTTTAGTGCGTGTGGCGCCAGGGTTGATGCAGTTAACTCTTATGTTGGCAGTGTTTTCCACTTCGTCTGCCATGACCTGCATAAAGCCTTCGGTTGCAAACTTTGACACGCTGTAAGCACCCCAGTATGCGCTCCCTTTTCTTCCTACTCCTGAAGAGGTGAAAATAACGGATGCGTTCTCAGAGCGGTGTAATAGAGGCATAAGCGTTTGCGTTAGGATAAACGGGGCGTTGATGTTTACCTGCATGACTTGTTGCCAAATAATAGGATCGTATGACTCTATGGGCGTTCTTACGCCAAGTAGTGAGGCGTTGTGTAGTAACCCATCGATATGACCAAACTCATTGTCTAAGATGTTAGTTAGATCAATGTAGTCATGTTCTGTCGCTGTTTCTAGATTGAGCGGTACTATCGCAGGTTTAGGGCCACCTGCTGCTTCTATTTCGTCGTAAACGTTTTCAAGTTTTTCAGTTGTTTTGCCTACGAGTATGACGGTGGCACCATGTGCGGCATACGTTAATGCAGCCGCGCGCCCGATGCCGTCGCCAGCGCCGGTGACAAGGATTATCTTGTTTTCAAGAAGGTTGTTGGGAGCGTTGTATTCAAACATCGAAAGCGTCCTTATTCATTGTGACGGCTCTCAAAAATGCGCGTCTATTACAGATAGAATCTGATCTGCATGCTGAACATAGGCGTTAGCATTCCAGTTATCAGCGTTCTCCGATTCGTTAATATAGCCATATAAAGCACCAATTGTGAACATATCTGCGCGATTTCCGGCATCGATATCACGTATATGGTCACCAATATAAATACAATTTTGTGGCGTGACCTGTATTTGTTGGCAAGCTAAAAGTAGTGGCTCAGGGTCAGGTTTTGTCTTGTTTACATGGTCTGGGCAGATGGTACTTGCACTTCGTGTGCTTAGTTTTAGCGCGGATAAAATAGGTGCGGTGAAGCGTTTAGGCTTGTTGGTGACTATGCCCCAAGGAATTTGTTGTTCTTCTAGTGTGGCTAGTAGTGATTTAATGCCCGGAAATAGCTTGCTGTCGTTGGCGAGGTGTTGGTCGTAAAGACTGAGCATCTGCTGGTTCAAACTGGGCAGTTTGCTGTCGCCATCGCTGAGCTTGAATGCTGCTTTTAACATGGCGTTCGCACCATTGGAAACGTGCTTGCGTAGTTCGACGTAAGGTTGGGCTGGTAAGTTGTTCTTTGTTAGTAGTTGGTTGATAACCCAGTGAAAGTCGGGTGCAGTATCAAGAAGCGTTCCATCAAGATCGAACAGAACGGCTTCTGGTTTTCTTATTTTGCTTGTTTTCACGTTTATAGCTCAGGGCGGGTGGTCGCAATGATAAAGTTGACGTCGACATCGGAAGTATCTAAGCGGTATTGCTTAGTAAACGGGTTGTACGTCATGCCCGTAATGTCGTTGGTTTTAAGCTTTGATTGACGGATCCATGTGGCCAGTTCGGAAGGGCGGATGAACTTTTTGAAGTCGTGAGTGCCTTGTGGAACAAGCTTTAGCACATGTTCTGCACCTAGTATGGCAAATAAATAGCTCTTTGGGTTGCGGTTAAGTGTCGAGAAGAAGACATGTCCGCCCGGCTTTACCATTTTAGCGCACGCCTGAACAATGGATGATGGATCAGGAACGTGCTCTAGCATTTCCATGCACGTGACAACATCAAACGCTGCTGGGTTGGCTTCTGCCATCTCTTCTGCTGTGATTTGTTGGTACTTAACCGATACGCCGCTTTCTAAACCGTGAAGCTTGGCTATTTTAAGTGGCGCTGCTCCCATGTCTATGCCGGATACTTCTGCGCCACGTAAGGCCATGGATTCAGATAAAATCCCGCCGCCGCAGCCTACATCAAGTACTGTTTTTCCTGCGAGTGATGCAATGCGGTCGATATAGCCAACACGCAATGGATTGATATCGTGTAGTGGTTTGAACTCACTGTCTTTGTCCCACCATCGGCTAGCCAATTCTTCAAATTTGGCAATTTCAGAAGGGTCAATGTTTGCAGAAAAAGTTTGATCGGTCATAGGGAATGGTATCTAAATAGTATTTCGAATGCCTCTATTCTAACACTGGCTAGTGCTCTTAAACAGCTAGCGCAACATATTCATTTTGCGGGAATCTTTTTGGAATCTTGTGGTATACTCGTTCGGTTAAAAACAGGTCCTGTTTTTCTGGGCTTGATTGACTAGAACGAATCAAGATTAGCAGACCGAATCAAGGAAAGCTGAAACGCATGGGTGATTTAACCAAAGAAATTTTGCCGGTAAATATCGAAGATGAGATGAAGCAGTCTTATCTCGATTATGCCATGAGTGTTATCGTTGGCCGGGCCTTGCCTGATGTCCGTGATGGCTTAAAGCCTGTTCACCGTCGTGTTTTGTTTGCGATGAGTGAGCTTAGCAATGACTGGAATAAACCGTATAAAAAATCTGCACGTGTGGTGGGTGATGTAATCGGTAAGTATCACCCTCATGGTGATAGCGCTGTTTATGACACCATTGTCCGTATGGCGCAGGATTTTTCGATGCGTTATACGCTGGTCGATGGACAAGGTAACTTCGGTTCCGTCGATGGCGATTCAGCAGCAGCAATGCGATATACCGAAATTCGCATGGATAAAATCTCCCATGAGCTGCTATCTGACTTAGATAAAGAAACAGTCGACTTCGTACCTAACTACGATGGCACAGAATTTATTCCAGAAGTGCTGCCTTCGCGTGTTCCTAACCTATTGGTTAATGGCTCGTCCGGTATTGCCGTAGGTATGGCGACTAATATTCCGCCACATAACTTGCGCGAAGTTGTTAACGGTTGCCTTGCACTGATAGATAACTCAGAACTCACCGTTGATGAGTTAATGGAACATATTCCAGGACCTGACTTTCCAACGGGCGCTATTATTAATGGGCGCGCAGGTATTCTTGAGGCGTATCGTACCGGCCGTGGCCGTATTTATATTCGCTCCAAGTACCATGTAGAAGAAAACAGTAAAGGTCGCAGCGCCATTATTGTGACTGAAATACCTTACCAGTTGAATAAAGCCCGCTTGATTGAAAAAATCGCGGAGCTAGTTAAAGAGAAAAAACTAGAAGGTATCAGTGAGTTACGTGATGAATCCGATAAAGATGGTATGCGAATCTATATCGAATTAAAACGTGGCGAAATGCCAGAAGTTATTGCTAATAACCTGTTTGCCCAAACACAGATGGAAGGTGTTTTTGGTATAAATGTGGTGGCATTGGTTGATGGTCAGCCGAAAATTCTGAACCTAAAAGAATTGATCGAAAACTTTATCCGTCATCGCCGAGAAGTGGTGACGCGTCGTACTGTTTACTTGCTGCGTAAAGCGCGTGAGCGAGGTCATGTTCTAGAAGGTTTGGCGATTGCATTAGCTAATATTGATGAAGTTATCCAGCTGATCAAGCAGTCTCCAACACCATCAGAAGCTAAAGAGCGACTGACAGAGATGGCATGGGCGCCAGGTTCTGTTGTCGATATGCTTGAGCGCGCGGGTGAGAATGCTTGCCGTCCTGATGATCTAGATCCTCAGTATGGTATGCGCGAAGGTAAATATTACCTTTCTCCAGTGCAGGCTCAAGCTATTCTGGATCTTCGACTCCATCGTTTGACTGGCCTTGAACATGAGAAGCTGATTAACGAATACCAAGAATTGCTGGTTAAAATTGCTGAGCTACTTGAAATCTTGGGTTCTTATACGCGTTTGATGGAAGTGATTCGCGAAGAGCTAGAAGCGATTGTGGCCGAGTTTGGCGATGAGCGCCGTACTGAGATTATCGCGTCTCGACGTGATTTGACCGTTGCTGACCTAATCACAGAAGAAGATATGGTGGTAACCATCTCTCATGGTGGTTATGCGAAGACGCAACCGTTAACGGATTACCAGTCACAACGTCGTGGCGGTAAGGGTAAATCAGTAACTGCAGTAAAAGATGAAGATTTTGTTGAACACCTTCTTATTGCCAGTACGCACGCCACTATTTTGTGCTTTACCAATAAAGGGAAGGTTTACTGGTTGAAGGTATATGAGATACCGCCAGCGAGTCGGGCTGCTCGTGGTCGCCCAATTGTAAATATTTTGCCATTGGATGAAGGTGAACGTATATCGACTATTCTTCCGGTAAATGAATACAGTGAAGAGCGCTTTGTCTTTATGGCAACAGCGAGTGGTACCGTTAAGAAGACCTCTTTGGTTAACTTCTCACGCCCAAGGTCATCTGGCTTAATTGCTGTTGATCTACTCGACGATGATGCGCTAATTGGTGCTGCTATCACTGAGGGAGATGACGATATTCTACTGGTAACAGATGCCGGTAAAGTAGCGCGTTTCCATGAAGGTGAAGTTCGTGCGATGGGCCGTACAGCGCGTGGTGTACGCGGTGTTAAGATGAAAGGTGCCGCACGTGTGATCTCTCTGATTATTCCTCAGGAAGGTGGCAAGGTATTAACAGCGTCTGAGCGTGGTTTTGGTAAACAGACGGCAGTTGAAGACTTCCCTTGTAAAGGGCGTGGTAACCAGGGTGTGATTGGTATGCAGTGTACTGATCGTAATGGTAACTTGGCGGGTGCAGTGCAGGTCTTTGAAGGCGATGATGTGATGCTGATCAGTGATCAGGGCACTATGGTTCGTACACGCACTTCTGAGATATCTGTCTTGGGTCGTAACACGCAGGGTGTAATGCTAATTCGCGTTGCCGGAGATGAAAATCTGGTGAGTCTGGCGCGTATTGAAGAGCCAGAAGTGCCAGATGAAGCTGTTTTGGATGCCGAAGGTAATGTTGTTGAAGGTAGCGTAGTTGACGGTACTGAAGAGGTAGTGGCAGCGCAAGATGCTGCAATACCGTCTGATGATGAAAGCGACGTAGAACCCGACGCAGAGTAAGTTAATAAGCGCGGCTCAGGCCGCGCTTATTATTTATGCTTGGTAAATTTAAGAGAAAAAGTAGAAATGATCCGTAAGTTGAATTTCAGTGCAGGGCCTGCAGCTCTTCCCGAAGAGGTTTTGAAACAGGCACAGGAAGAGATGCTCGATTGGCATGGGCATGGCCTCTCCATTATGGAGATGAGCCATCGCAGCAAAGAGTATGTTTCAGTTGCCGAACAAGCAGAGCAAGATCTTCGTGATCTCATGCAGATACCTGACAACTATAAAGTGTTGTTCTTGCAAGGTGGTGCAACTACTCAATTTTCGATGATTCCGCTGAACCTCTTACGCGATAAAAAGACAGCTGATTATATCAATACCGGCGTGTGGTCTAAAAAGGCTATCGCTGAAGCGAAGCGCTATTGTGAAGTGAACATTGCAGCAACAACGGAGCATAATAACTTTACATCAGCACCCTCTCAGGATGAGCTTAAATTGAATCTTGAAGCGGCTTATGTGCATTACACACCAAATGAAACGATTGGTGGTGTTGAGTTTGACTATATTCCTGAGACTGGTGACGTACCATTAGTAGCGGATATGTCATCCAGTATTCTGTCGCGGTCTATCGACGTGTCTCGTTTTGGTTTGATCTATGCGGGCGCGCAAAAAAATATCGGCCCTGCTGGTTTAACCGTTGTCATTGTGCGTGATGATTTGATTGGTCAAATGCTACCTAGCGCACCGACTATGTTTGATTATTCAATACATGCTGCAGCAGATTCAATGAATAATACCCCGCCAACGTTCGGCTGGTATTTAGCGGGTTTGATTTTTCAATGGCTTAAACGTCAAGGTGGCGTTGAAGGGATGCAGATGATCAATCAGCGTAAAGCAGAAAAACTCTATGCTGCTATTGATCGAAGTGCTTTCTATGCCAACCCTATTGCGGTTGCTAATCGCTCTTGGATGAATGTTCCTTTCACGCTTGCAGATGCGAACCTAGATAAGCGCTTTATTGAGGAAGCTGATCAAGCCGGGCTACTGAATTTAAAAGGGCATCGCTCTGTAGGGGGGATGCGTGCCAGTATTTATAACGCAGTACCCGAATCCGCTGTGGACGCTTTGATAGCATTTATGGCTGAGTTTGAACATAAACATAGTTAATCTGTTGAAATAGGATCTTTGGATGACTGAACAAGAACAGGCGCTCAAAGTACTGCGCGACCAGATTGATTCGATCGATAAGCAAATCCATGTGCTGCTGAATCAGCGAGCTATGTGTGCGCAAAATGTAGCGGAAGTGAAAGAGCAGTATCAGGGTGAAGAGGTTGCTGTTTTTTATCGCCCAGAACGTGAAGCGCAGGTGCTTAAGCGGGTAATGGAACGCAACGAAGGCCCTCTTGCTGATAAAGAAGTGGCGCGTTTATTTCGCGAAATTATGTCTGTTTGTCTCGCGCTTGAAAAGCCCATGCGAATTTCGTTTCTTGGGCCTGAAGGGACTTTTACTCAGCAGGCTGCACTCAAGCATTTTGGTCTTTCCGCTGAAAGTGCGCCCATGGCTACATTGGATCAGGTGTTTAGAGAAGTAGAAGCCGGTGCTGCTCATTATGGTGTTGTACCAATTGAAAATTCATCTGAGGGTATGGCAACTCATACACTAGATCTGTTTAAGCGTTTCAGTTTGCGTATTTGTGGTGAGTTGGAGTTGAAAATTCACCACCATTTACTGGCGCAAGAGAATACGGATTCAGAACTCATAAATCGTATCTATGCTCATCAGGAATCGTTTGCTCAGTGTCGAAGCTGGCTAGATACGAATTACCCACAAGCAGAGCGAATAACGGTTAGCTCTAACGCAGAAGGGGCAAGACTTGCGGCTCAAGAAGTCGGTACGGCTGCGATTGCTGGCGATATGGCTGTTGAATTATATGGCTTACAGATCCTAGAACGTAATATCGAAGACCAGTCTGATAACACCACACGTTTTCTCATTATTGGCGATCAAGATGTTGGCCCAAGCGGTGATGATAAAACATCAATATTGATGTCTGCACATGACACACCGGGTGTTCTTTATACACTTTTAGAGCCTTTCCATCGCCATGCG
This genomic interval carries:
- a CDS encoding YciK family oxidoreductase encodes the protein MFEYNAPNNLLENKIILVTGAGDGIGRAAALTYAAHGATVILVGKTTEKLENVYDEIEAAGGPKPAIVPLNLETATEHDYIDLTNILDNEFGHIDGLLHNASLLGVRTPIESYDPIIWQQVMQVNINAPFILTQTLMPLLHRSENASVIFTSSGVGRKGSAYWGAYSVSKFATEGFMQVMADEVENTANIRVNCINPGATRTKMRAYAYPGEQPENNPEPANIMPLYLYLMGHDSNDVNGQSLNAQ
- a CDS encoding OmpA family protein codes for the protein MKKLAMTAGFALAMSMSAAALAHPVNSGYVTDSGDTVWRTGFGECWHTGTWGQDDATVEGCDGYQKMTAAAPAPTPAAPAPAMMAADKKFAVFFDFDSAVVDSVSDIANYVNGLATVKSIRLIGNADPIGSSAYNDALSRRRADNVAAALRSAGVDSNAMTVDALGETAPIAQCSGRGAALISCLRADRRVDVQISGKK
- a CDS encoding HAD family hydrolase produces the protein MKTSKIRKPEAVLFDLDGTLLDTAPDFHWVINQLLTKNNLPAQPYVELRKHVSNGANAMLKAAFKLSDGDSKLPSLNQQMLSLYDQHLANDSKLFPGIKSLLATLEEQQIPWGIVTNKPKRFTAPILSALKLSTRSASTICPDHVNKTKPDPEPLLLACQQIQVTPQNCIYIGDHIRDIDAGNRADMFTIGALYGYINESENADNWNANAYVQHADQILSVIDAHF
- a CDS encoding septation protein A, whose protein sequence is MKLLLDFFPIIIFFGVYKYTDDIIMATAVLIPATLIQMLYTWFKEHKIEKMQLVTLVLVIIMGGATVIFQDKTFIQWKPTVVNWLFGIAFLGSQFIGTKTIIERIMSGNIELPQHAWKTLNIAWVAFFLAMGVINLAVAYNFSEETWVNFKLFGMLGLTIVFIVLQGLYMSKYIKNTD
- a CDS encoding DsrE family protein, which encodes MSTLKTLILTAGLLLLSLNSFSAPLYNDQKVVYHMNYHDESRIAETMTNISNHLQSLGEDHIDVKVVVHGRAIEYFMDAVENQEKQISIDSLRLRDVQFIMCGNTLDGYNITREDLYEVEEDDVVQAGLPTIVDLQQKGYIYVRP
- a CDS encoding PHP domain-containing protein, which encodes MLAHSYDFHTHSTASDGTLAPQVLIEKASEAGVKLIALTDHDSMSGYQALVSSGISADIELVAGVELTCRLDKQVVHVVGLNLDASNEQLNAHLLGLDQLRMERAKAIALRLHKAGLPDLLEAAIGCAGGGQIGRPHFAQALLQMGLVNDQQQAFKKYLGAGKKGDVKVEWPQLASIIEIIHAAGGVSILAHPTKYNLTLNKVRYLVAQFSELGGDALEVGYPAVTADHQKSLSVLVEKHQLMASGGSDFHNPDYHWTGLGRFPKVPEHLPHVLDAIR
- the rluB gene encoding 23S rRNA pseudouridine(2605) synthase RluB — translated: MSDEKLQKVLARSGYGSRREMERWIGEGRVSVNGRTATLGDRVSHRDQIQVNGRAANIVSEAESPRRVLIYNKPVGEVSTRHDPEGRPTVYDHLPPLRTGRWIAIGRLDLNTSGLLVFTTDGELAHMMMHPSANIDREYAVRVLGNVPEEMLARLKEGVLLEDGMAKFTDVRFFDGDGANKWYHCVVMEGRNREVRRLWESQGLQVSRLKRVRYGSLFLPSDVKAGTWKELTTKDIKVLASKLGIDQKKPVRMKPAEKEKLERRYKHQQIRHSVGPKHRKD
- a CDS encoding YciI family protein; translation: MFYAIIAEDKPGTHDARMAARPDHLSRLVALKELGKLFVAGPHPAIDSEDPGSAGFTGSLVIAEFDSLAEAQDWANADPYIAAGVYAKVTVKPYKKVLP
- a CDS encoding rhodanese-like domain-containing protein — encoded protein: MKIKDWLSFTPTPQITAQALHKQLKEEHNNLFLLDVRSHTEWKLSHIPSSHSRSVFSVDLTKIPKDKTIICICLTAHRSTPIVRELLRHGYNAYELHGGMRLWWKHDFPTEKS
- a CDS encoding L-threonylcarbamoyladenylate synthase, yielding MSQFFQIHTENPQKRLIQQAVDIINKGGVIVYPTDCAYALGCHLGDKSALDKIKRIRKLDDKHNFTLVCRDLSEIGTYAKVDNQMYRFLKAHTPGAYTFILKATAEVPRRLLHPKRRSIGLRIPDNKIVQALLEALGEPIMSTSLIMPGEDEPLSDPYDIRDVLQHEIDLVIDGGYCGVAATTVISLIDDRPEVIREGAGDISDFV
- a CDS encoding H-NS family nucleoid-associated regulatory protein encodes the protein MTDIVKILTRKNSLRKQCQDLSITDIEKIIVDLSDILKEKEAFELERVEADREKNAKIDMIRKTMQEAGIGFDDIKDLVATSPKKKVEAKYRITDANGDTHEWSGRGRTPLAFQEYFDTQGVTKDACLIK